A segment of the Zonotrichia albicollis isolate bZonAlb1 chromosome 34, bZonAlb1.hap1, whole genome shotgun sequence genome:
ACGTCTGAGGTCATTGTGACCATGTCTGAGATCATCACATCCTTCCTTGAGGTCATCATGGCCATGTTTGAGATCATTGTGACCATGTCTAAGATCATCATGTCCTTCCTTGGGGTCATCATGGCCATGTCTGAGATCATCACGTCCTTCCTTGAGGTCATCATGGCCATGCTTGTGGTCATTGTAACCAGGTCTGAGATCATCACGTCCTTCCTTGAGGCCATCATGGCCATGCTTGAGGTCATTGTGACCATGTCTGAGATCACCATGTCCTTCCTTGGGATCATCATGGCCATGCTTGAGATCATTGTGACCATGTCTGAGATCATCACGTCCTTCCTTGAGGTCATTGTGACCATGTCTGAGATCACCATGTCCTTCCTTGAGGTCATCATGGCCATGCTTGAGGTCATTGTGACCATCTCTGAAGCCATGGTGGTCAACCTTGGGGTCATGGCGGCCATCCCTGGAGTCATGGTGGTCACCCTTGGGGTTGTTGTGGTCTTCTCCTAAGCTGTGTCCTTCTCTGAGATCATCCTGAACCTTGAGGCCATCAGGGTCATCTCCTCCTTCTCTTGGGTCATCCTGTCCCTCTTTGGGGTCATCAAATCCCTCTTTGGGGTCACCTCGTCCTTCTCTGAGGTCACCTCGTCCTTCTCTTGGGTCGTGTCCCTCTCTGGGGCCACCCTGTCCTTTTCTGGGGTCTTCTGCAGCCGCCCAGCAGAGGCtctggggtctctgctccatctcCAGGGCGTCGGTGGCTTCCTCCACCCTCCTGGGGCCACCTGGCTCCGAGTCCTTGGAgctctcaggggctcctccaaCACCCCTGGAGGGTCTCCCCTGGACCTTCCTGGAGCTCTTGTGACCTTTGGGGACATCTCTGGAGCTTTTGTGACCTTTGGAATCATCTCTGGAGCTCTTGTGACCTTTGGGAACATCTCTGGAGCTTTTGTGACCTTTGGGGACATCACTGGAGCTCTCCAGACCTTCCTGAATGTTCTTAAAGCTCTTGGGActctcctggctgtccctgggacCATCAGGGACATCGCTGGGGCTCTTGGGACCCTCCTGGCTGCCCTTGGAACCTTCTAGAACGTCACTGAAGCTCTTGGGACTCTCAAGGACTTTGTTGGAAGTTTTGGGGCCGTTGGAGACATCTCCAGAGCTCTTGGGACCCTCTGGGCTATCACTGGAAGTGTTGagacccccagagctgccactggAGCTTGTGGGACCTTCTGGGCCATCACTGGAGTTTGTGGGACCTTCTGGGCCATCACTGGAGCTCCTGGAACCACCTGGGCCATCACTGGAGGTTGTGGGACCACCTGAGACTTCACTGAAACTTGTGGAACCACCTGGGCCATCACTGGAGCTCTTGGGACCTTTGAGGACATCACTGGAGCTCTTGGAACCACCTGGGATGTCACAGGAGCTCTTGGGACCTTTGAGGACATCGCTGGAGCTCATGGGACCACCTGAGACTTTACTAGAACTTGTGGAACCACCTGGATCATCACTGGAGCTCTTGGAACCACCTGGGATATCACCAGAGCTTGTGGGACAACCTGGATCATCACTGGAGCTCTTGACACCCTCAGGTCCATCACAGGAACCCTTGAGAgccccaaaaccaccaccagcaccttctcctccaccttcctcctcttcctcctccacgttcctcctcctcctcctcctcctcctcctgggcgGCCTCGGCCTCAGCCCCCGCCGCTCCCTCAAGGCCCTGCCGGCCCTGCGAGCTCCCAGAGGAGCTCCGAGCAGCGGGACGCCctcggggggcggcggcggagcgggcGGCAGCGAGCTCCAAGTGATCTCCAGCACCTTGAGCGCGTCCTCGAAGGCGAACTCGCGcttgagctccagcagcagccagcggTAGCAGAAGAGGAGATCGTGAGCTCCGCGCGCCGCCAGGAAAGCCCAGAACTGCGGGTCGGCGCGGCGCAGCAGCCGGCGGAGGTGACCGAAGGCGCGAGCCAACCCGCGGCCTCCGGGCCGGAAGCGCGGAGCTAAGCGGCGCATCAGCGAGCAGAAGCACAGGAAGGCCTGAGCCTCGTCGTCCAGCACGGCCAACAGCGGAGCCGCCACGTCCGACATGCCCTGGCAGTAGGAGAGGCGCGGGTGGCCCAGCGCGAAGGTGGTGAGCAGCGCCTGCAGCGCCGCCAGGTGAGGGTGCCCCTCCTCGGGGCCGCCGAAGTAGGGGTGGGCGCGGTCGGTGCGCACCACGTCCTTGCGCACGGCCGCCGCCACCTGCGCCAGCTCGGCCGGAGCGGCGCGGGCGGCCAGCGCCACCTTGAGCGAGGAGTACTCGGCCGCCTTGAGGCGCAGGTGGGACAGGCGCTCCTGGCCCGTCAGGCCGGCGGGGAACACGTTCAGCAGGTAACGCCACACCACCTGGATGAGGGGGAATGGGACAGGTGAGATCATGGACAGACCACCTGTGTGGGGCAAAATGGGACAGGTGAGATCAGGAACACGTTCAGCAGGTAACGCCAGACCACCTGTGTGGGGCAAAATGGGACAGGTGAGATCAGGAACAGGTTCAGCAGGTAACGCCACACCACCTGTGTGGGGGGgaatgggacaggtgagaccaTGGACAGGttcagggacaggtgagatcATGGACAGGTTCAGCAGGTAACGCCACACCACCTGTGTGGGGGAGAATCGGACAGGTGAGACACTGGGAACAGGttcagggacaggtgagatcATGGACAGGttcagggacaggtgagatcAGGAACACGTTCAGCAGGTGACACCACACCACCTGTACAGGGAGAGAGAACAGGTGAGATCATGGACAGGttcagggacaggtgagatcATGGACAGACCACCTGTGTGGGGCAaaatgggacaggtgagacactgGAAACAGGTTCAGCAGGTAACACCAGACCACCTGTACAGGGAGATAGAACAGGTGAGATCATGGACAGGTTCAGCAGGTAACGCCAGACCACCTGTACAGGGAGATAGAACAGGTAAGCACAGGAACACGttcagggacaggtgagatcAGAACACGTTCAGCAGGTAACACCACACCACCTGTGTGGGGCAAAATGGGACAGGTGAGATCATGGACAGGTTCAGCAGGTAATGCCACACCACCTGTGTGGGGCAAAATGGGACAGGTGAGATCATGGACAGGttcagggacaggtgagatcATGGACAGGTTCAGCAGGTAACGCCACACCACCTGTACAGGGCAAAATgggacaggtgagcacaggAACACGTTCAAGGACAGGTGAGATCAGAACACGTTCAGCAGGTAACGCCAGACCACCTGGATGGGGGgaatgggacaggtgagggatcAGGGACACGATCAGCAGGTGACACAAACAGgtgggacatcagggacaggtTCAGCAGGTAACATCACACCACCTGAATGGGAGGAAATGGGGTTAGGGACATCAGGAACTCTCAGGTGTGGGCCAGGATGGATCTGAGGATCCCCAGGTGTGACTCAGGTGACACCAAAACGCCTCAGGTGTGATTGAGATGCAATCACAACCTCCAGGTGAGCCTCAGGGAGGTCAGAGAACCCCCTAAGGTGTGTCTCAGAGAACCCCAGGTGTGACCACAACACCCCCAGGTGTGATCAGAACCCTTCCCAGTTGTGTCCCACACGTGACCACAACCCCCAGGTGTGATCAGAAcccttcccaggtgtgtcccagatGTGATAACAACCCCCAGGTGTCACCAcatgcccccaggtgtgtcccaggtgtgatAACAACCCCCAGGTGTCACCAcgtgcccccaggtgtgtcccacacATGACCACAACCCCCAGGTGTGATCAGAACCCTTCCCAGATGTGACCACAACCCCCAGGTGTGATCAGAAcccttcccaggtgtgtcccagatGCGATAACAACCCCCAGGTGTGATCAGAACccttcccagctgtgtcccagatGTGACAACAACCCCCAGGTGCGATCAGAAcccttcccaggtgtgtcccagatGTGATAACAACCCCCAGGTGCGATCAGAAcccttcccaggtgtgtcccagatGTGACCACAACCCCCAGGTGTGATCAGAAcccttcccaggtgtgtcccaggtgtgacAACAACCCCCAGGTGTGATCAGAAcccttcccaggtgtgtcccacacGTGACCACAACCCCCAGGTGTCACCACAttcccccaggtgtgtcccagatGCAATCACAACCCCCAGGTGTGATCAGAAcccttcccaggtgtgtcccaggtgtgatAACAACCCCCAGGTGTCACCACAttcccccaggtgtgtcccagatGTGACCACaacccccaggtgtgtcccagatGCGATAACAACCCCCAGGTGTGACCAGAACActtcccaggtgtgtcccagatGCGATAAGAACCTCCAGGTGTCATCAGAACCCTTCTCAGGTGTGTCCCACACGTGACCACAAGCCCCAGGTGTGATCAGAAcccttcccaggtgtgtcccagatGTGATAACAACCCCCAGGTGTCACCAcgtgcccccaggtgtgtcccaggtgcaTCTCTGAGCTCTCACCTTGCGCAGGCCGGGCTCGACGCCGCCGTGGAAGACGTGCAGCCGCAGGTCGTGGGGCCGCAGCAGGCGCCCACCTGGGCCCAGGTACGACCTCAGGTCGGCGTCGCTCAGGGGGGCGCAGGGCGGGGgcgggggagggggcggggacacgGCCGGGGTCCCCTCGGGCCACGCCAGGGCCGCCTGTGCCCGCGCCAGCGTCCGGCCCACCTGTGGGAACAGCACAGGTGACACtcggagggcactgggagcacccAAGAGGAGCTCCAGCAGTTCGAGGCATTCcaggtgtgtctcacctgtgccaggtgtgcctcacctgtgccagcagagcctgggtgAAGGGCAGGGCCGCCGCCAGCAGCGAGCGGCGCTCGGGGACC
Coding sequences within it:
- the TBC1D25 gene encoding TBC1 domain family member 25 isoform X15; the encoded protein is MAATAGGGASPGGGGGAALEEECEVVRVRVKKNEGQQPPEFRSFAVDPQITSLDVLQHILARAFDLQGKKSFVLSFAARDGQGQDTFVPLLSDGDLANAFNCARPTLRLRLDVRNPPDSPLLEDWDIISPREVAAAEPVPERRSLLAAALPFTQALLAQVGRTLARAQAALAWPEGTPAVSPPPPPPPPCAPLSDADLRSYLGPGGRLLRPHDLRLHVFHGGVEPGLRKVVWRYLLNVFPAGLTGQERLSHLRLKAAEYSSLKVALAARAAPAELAQVAAAVRKDVVRTDRAHPYFGGPEEGHPHLAALQALLTTFALGHPRLSYCQGMSDVAAPLLAVLDDEAQAFLCFCSLMRRLAPRFRPGGRGLARAFGHLRRLLRRADPQFWAFLAARGAHDLLFCYRWLLLELKREFAFEDALKVLEITWSSLPPAPPPPPEGVPLLGAPLGARRAGRALRERRGLRPRPPRRRRRRRRRNVEEEEEEGGGEGAGGGFGALKGSCDGPEGVKSSSDDPGCPTSSGDIPGGSKSSSDDPGGSTSSSKVSGGPMSSSDVLKGPKSSCDIPGGSKSSSDVLKGPKSSSDGPGGSTSFSEVSGGPTTSSDGPGGSRSSSDGPEGPTNSSDGPEGPTSSSGSSGGLNTSSDSPEGPKSSGDVSNGPKTSNKVLESPKSFSDVLEGSKGSQEGPKSPSDVPDGPRDSQESPKSFKNIQEGLESSSDVPKGHKSSRDVPKGHKSSRDDSKGHKSSRDVPKGHKSSRKVQGRPSRGVGGAPESSKDSEPGGPRRVEEATDALEMEQRPQSLCWAAAEDPRKGQGGPREGHDPREGRGDLREGRGDPKEGFDDPKEGQDDPREGGDDPDGLKVQDDLREGHSLGEDHNNPKGDHHDSRDGRHDPKVDHHGFRDGHNDLKHGHDDLKEGHGDLRHGHNDLKEGRDDLRHGHNDLKEGRDDLRHGHDDPKEGHDDLRHGHNDLKHGHDDLKEGCDDLRHGHNDLRRGHDDPKEGCDDLRRGHDDLKEERDDLRHGHNDLKRGHDDLKEGRDDLRCGHNDLKDGRDDLKEGRDDLRHGHNELKHGHDDPKEGRDDLRRGHNDLRHGHNDLKEGRDDLKHGHDDLKEGRDDLRRGHNDLKHGHDDLKEGRGDLRHGHDDPKEGCGHPSHGHDDPRHDHHDPKDIHDDLKHGHHHHPKDDHVHHDLTDHPIRTTRHHPTTPDDPWGGRWAWEDPSTTSSSSSCSSCSSSSSSSDEEVTVEDDGAPLPPPEELGQGNPFLLFVCLAMLLEQRDAVMARGGDYNEVAMHFDRLVRRHQLPRVLRRAKALFARYLEGWGATAPGGPPAGPPSG
- the TBC1D25 gene encoding TBC1 domain family member 25 isoform X32, with the protein product MAATAGGGASPGGGGGAALEEECEVVRVRVKKNEGQQPPEFRSFAVDPQITSLDVLQHILARAFDLQGKKSFVLSFAARDGQGQDTFVPLLSDGDLANAFNCARPTLRLRLDVRNPPDSPLLEDWDIISPREVAAAEPVPERRSLLAAALPFTQALLAQVGRTLARAQAALAWPEGTPAVSPPPPPPPPCAPLSDADLRSYLGPGGRLLRPHDLRLHVFHGGVEPGLRKVVWRYLLNVFPAGLTGQERLSHLRLKAAEYSSLKVALAARAAPAELAQVAAAVRKDVVRTDRAHPYFGGPEEGHPHLAALQALLTTFALGHPRLSYCQGMSDVAAPLLAVLDDEAQAFLCFCSLMRRLAPRFRPGGRGLARAFGHLRRLLRRADPQFWAFLAARGAHDLLFCYRWLLLELKREFAFEDALKVLEITWSSLPPAPPPPPEGVPLLGAPLGARRAGRALRERRGLRPRPPRRRRRRRRRNVEEEEEEGGGEGAGGGFGALKGSCDGPEGVKSSSDDPGCPTSSGDIPGGSKSSSDDPGGSTSSSKVSGGPMSSSDVLKGPKSSCDIPGGSKSSSDVLKGPKSSSDGPGGSTSFSEVSGGPTTSSDGPGGSRSSSDGPEGPTNSSDGPEGPTSSSGSSGGLNTSSDSPEGPKSSGDVSNGPKTSNKVLESPKSFSDVLEGSKGSQEGPKSPSDVPDGPRDSQESPKSFKNIQEGLESSSDVPKGHKSSRDVPKGHKSSRDDSKGHKSSRDVPKGHKSSRKVQGRPSRGVGGAPESSKDSEPGGPRRVEEATDALEMEQRPQSLCWAAAEDPRKGQGGPREGHDPREGRGDLREGRGDPKEGFDDPKEGQDDPREGGDDPDGLKVQDDLREGHSLGEDHNNPKGDHHDSRDGRHDPKVDHHGFRDGHNDLKHGHDDLKEGHGDLRHGHNDLKEGRDDLRHGHNDLKEGRDDLRHGHDDPKEGHDDLRHGHNDLKHGHDDLKEGCDDLRHGHNDLKEGRDDLRCGHNDLKDGRDDLKEGRDDLRHGHNELKHGHDDPKEGRDDLRRGHNDLRHGHNDLKEGRDDLKHGHDDLKEGRDDLRRGHNDLKHGHDDLKEGRGDLRHGHDDPKEGCGHPSHGHDDPRHDHHDPKDIHDDLKHGHHHHPKDDHVHHDLTDHPIRTTRHHPTTPDDPWGGRWAWEDPSTTSSSSSCSSCSSSSSSSDEEVTVEDDGAPLPPPEELGQGNPFLLFVCLAMLLEQRDAVMARGGDYNEVAMHFDRLVRRHQLPRVLRRAKALFARYLEGWGATAPGGPPAGPPSG
- the TBC1D25 gene encoding TBC1 domain family member 25 isoform X35; the encoded protein is MAATAGGGASPGGGGGAALEEECEVVRVRVKKNEGQQPPEFRSFAVDPQITSLDVLQHILARAFDLQGKKSFVLSFAARDGQGQDTFVPLLSDGDLANAFNCARPTLRLRLDVRNPPDSPLLEDWDIISPREVAAAEPVPERRSLLAAALPFTQALLAQVGRTLARAQAALAWPEGTPAVSPPPPPPPPCAPLSDADLRSYLGPGGRLLRPHDLRLHVFHGGVEPGLRKVVWRYLLNVFPAGLTGQERLSHLRLKAAEYSSLKVALAARAAPAELAQVAAAVRKDVVRTDRAHPYFGGPEEGHPHLAALQALLTTFALGHPRLSYCQGMSDVAAPLLAVLDDEAQAFLCFCSLMRRLAPRFRPGGRGLARAFGHLRRLLRRADPQFWAFLAARGAHDLLFCYRWLLLELKREFAFEDALKVLEITWSSLPPAPPPPPEGVPLLGAPLGARRAGRALRERRGLRPRPPRRRRRRRRRNVEEEEEEGGGEGAGGGFGALKGSCDGPEGVKSSSDDPGCPTSSGDIPGGSKSSSDDPGGSTSSSKVSGGPMSSSDVLKGPKSSCDIPGGSKSSSDVLKGPKSSSDGPGGSTSFSEVSGGPTTSSDGPGGSRSSSDGPEGPTNSSDGPEGPTSSSGSSGGLNTSSDSPEGPKSSGDVSNGPKTSNKVLESPKSFSDVLEGSKGSQEGPKSPSDVPDGPRDSQESPKSFKNIQEGLESSSDVPKGHKSSRDVPKGHKSSRDDSKGHKSSRDVPKGHKSSRKVQGRPSRGVGGAPESSKDSEPGGPRRVEEATDALEMEQRPQSLCWAAAEDPRKGQGGPREGHDPREGRGDLREGRGDPKEGFDDPKEGQDDPREGGDDPDGLKVQDDLREGHSLGEDHNNPKGDHHDSRDGRHDPKVDHHGFRDGHNDLKHGHDDLKEGHGDLRHGHNDLKEGRDDLRHGHNDLRHGHDDPKEGCGHPSHGHDDPRHDHHDPKDIHDDLKHGHHHHPKDDHVHHDLTDHPIRTTRHHPTTPDDPWGGRWAWEDPSTTSSSSSCSSCSSSSSSSDEEVTVEDDGAPLPPPEELGQGNPFLLFVCLAMLLEQRDAVMARGGDYNEVAMHFDRLVRRHQLPRVLRRAKALFARYLEGWGATAPGGPPAGPPSG
- the TBC1D25 gene encoding TBC1 domain family member 25 isoform X23, which gives rise to MAATAGGGASPGGGGGAALEEECEVVRVRVKKNEGQQPPEFRSFAVDPQITSLDVLQHILARAFDLQGKKSFVLSFAARDGQGQDTFVPLLSDGDLANAFNCARPTLRLRLDVRNPPDSPLLEDWDIISPREVAAAEPVPERRSLLAAALPFTQALLAQVGRTLARAQAALAWPEGTPAVSPPPPPPPPCAPLSDADLRSYLGPGGRLLRPHDLRLHVFHGGVEPGLRKVVWRYLLNVFPAGLTGQERLSHLRLKAAEYSSLKVALAARAAPAELAQVAAAVRKDVVRTDRAHPYFGGPEEGHPHLAALQALLTTFALGHPRLSYCQGMSDVAAPLLAVLDDEAQAFLCFCSLMRRLAPRFRPGGRGLARAFGHLRRLLRRADPQFWAFLAARGAHDLLFCYRWLLLELKREFAFEDALKVLEITWSSLPPAPPPPPEGVPLLGAPLGARRAGRALRERRGLRPRPPRRRRRRRRRNVEEEEEEGGGEGAGGGFGALKGSCDGPEGVKSSSDDPGCPTSSGDIPGGSKSSSDDPGGSTSSSKVSGGPMSSSDVLKGPKSSCDIPGGSKSSSDVLKGPKSSSDGPGGSTSFSEVSGGPTTSSDGPGGSRSSSDGPEGPTNSSDGPEGPTSSSGSSGGLNTSSDSPEGPKSSGDVSNGPKTSNKVLESPKSFSDVLEGSKGSQEGPKSPSDVPDGPRDSQESPKSFKNIQEGLESSSDVPKGHKSSRDVPKGHKSSRDDSKGHKSSRDVPKGHKSSRKVQGRPSRGVGGAPESSKDSEPGGPRRVEEATDALEMEQRPQSLCWAAAEDPRKGQGGPREGHDPREGRGDLREGRGDPKEGFDDPKEGQDDPREGGDDPDGLKVQDDLREGHSLGEDHNNPKGDHHDSRDGRHDPKVDHHGFRDGHNDLKHGHDDLKEGHGDLRHGHNDLKEGRDDLRHGHNDLKEGRDDLRHGHDDPKEGHDDLRHGHNDLKHGHDDLKEGCDDLRHGHNDLKEGRDDLRCGHNDLKDGRDDLKEGRDDLRHGHNELRHGHNDLKRGHDDLKEGSDDLRHGHNDLKHGHDDPKEGRDDLRRGHNDLRHGHNDLKEGRDDLKHGHDDLKEGRDDLRRGHNDLKHGHDDLKEGRGDLRHGHDDPKEGCGHPSHGHDDPRHDHHDPKDIHDDLKHGHHHHPKDDHVHHDLTDHPIRTTRHHPTTPDDPWGGRWAWEDPSTTSSSSSCSSCSSSSSSSDEEVTVEDDGAPLPPPEELGQGNPFLLFVCLAMLLEQRDAVMARGGDYNEVAMHFDRLVRRHQLPRVLRRAKALFARYLEGWGATAPGGPPAGPPSG
- the TBC1D25 gene encoding TBC1 domain family member 25 isoform X34 → MAATAGGGASPGGGGGAALEEECEVVRVRVKKNEGQQPPEFRSFAVDPQITSLDVLQHILARAFDLQGKKSFVLSFAARDGQGQDTFVPLLSDGDLANAFNCARPTLRLRLDVRNPPDSPLLEDWDIISPREVAAAEPVPERRSLLAAALPFTQALLAQVGRTLARAQAALAWPEGTPAVSPPPPPPPPCAPLSDADLRSYLGPGGRLLRPHDLRLHVFHGGVEPGLRKVVWRYLLNVFPAGLTGQERLSHLRLKAAEYSSLKVALAARAAPAELAQVAAAVRKDVVRTDRAHPYFGGPEEGHPHLAALQALLTTFALGHPRLSYCQGMSDVAAPLLAVLDDEAQAFLCFCSLMRRLAPRFRPGGRGLARAFGHLRRLLRRADPQFWAFLAARGAHDLLFCYRWLLLELKREFAFEDALKVLEITWSSLPPAPPPPPEGVPLLGAPLGARRAGRALRERRGLRPRPPRRRRRRRRRNVEEEEEEGGGEGAGGGFGALKGSCDGPEGVKSSSDDPGCPTSSGDIPGGSKSSSDDPGGSTSSSKVSGGPMSSSDVLKGPKSSCDIPGGSKSSSDVLKGPKSSSDGPGGSTSFSEVSGGPTTSSDGPGGSRSSSDGPEGPTNSSDGPEGPTSSSGSSGGLNTSSDSPEGPKSSGDVSNGPKTSNKVLESPKSFSDVLEGSKGSQEGPKSPSDVPDGPRDSQESPKSFKNIQEGLESSSDVPKGHKSSRDVPKGHKSSRDDSKGHKSSRDVPKGHKSSRKVQGRPSRGVGGAPESSKDSEPGGPRRVEEATDALEMEQRPQSLCWAAAEDPRKGQGGPREGHDPREGRGDLREGRGDPKEGFDDPKEGQDDPREGGDDPDGLKVQDDLREGHSLGEDHNNPKGDHHDSRDGRHDPKVDHHGFRDGHNDLKHGHDDLKEGHGDLRHGHNDLKEGRDDLRHGHNDLKEGRDDLRHGHDDPKEGHDDLRHGHNDLKHGHDDLKEGCDDLRHGHNDLKEGRDDLRHGHNELKHGHDDPKEGRDDLRRGHNDLRHGHNDLKEGRDDLKHGHDDLKEGRDDLRRGHNDLKHGHDDLKEGRGDLRHGHDDPKEGCGHPSHGHDDPRHDHHDPKDIHDDLKHGHHHHPKDDHVHHDLTDHPIRTTRHHPTTPDDPWGGRWAWEDPSTTSSSSSCSSCSSSSSSSDEEVTVEDDGAPLPPPEELGQGNPFLLFVCLAMLLEQRDAVMARGGDYNEVAMHFDRLVRRHQLPRVLRRAKALFARYLEGWGATAPGGPPAGPPSG
- the TBC1D25 gene encoding TBC1 domain family member 25 isoform X31, which encodes MAATAGGGASPGGGGGAALEEECEVVRVRVKKNEGQQPPEFRSFAVDPQITSLDVLQHILARAFDLQGKKSFVLSFAARDGQGQDTFVPLLSDGDLANAFNCARPTLRLRLDVRNPPDSPLLEDWDIISPREVAAAEPVPERRSLLAAALPFTQALLAQVGRTLARAQAALAWPEGTPAVSPPPPPPPPCAPLSDADLRSYLGPGGRLLRPHDLRLHVFHGGVEPGLRKVVWRYLLNVFPAGLTGQERLSHLRLKAAEYSSLKVALAARAAPAELAQVAAAVRKDVVRTDRAHPYFGGPEEGHPHLAALQALLTTFALGHPRLSYCQGMSDVAAPLLAVLDDEAQAFLCFCSLMRRLAPRFRPGGRGLARAFGHLRRLLRRADPQFWAFLAARGAHDLLFCYRWLLLELKREFAFEDALKVLEITWSSLPPAPPPPPEGVPLLGAPLGARRAGRALRERRGLRPRPPRRRRRRRRRNVEEEEEEGGGEGAGGGFGALKGSCDGPEGVKSSSDDPGCPTSSGDIPGGSKSSSDDPGGSTSSSKVSGGPMSSSDVLKGPKSSCDIPGGSKSSSDVLKGPKSSSDGPGGSTSFSEVSGGPTTSSDGPGGSRSSSDGPEGPTNSSDGPEGPTSSSGSSGGLNTSSDSPEGPKSSGDVSNGPKTSNKVLESPKSFSDVLEGSKGSQEGPKSPSDVPDGPRDSQESPKSFKNIQEGLESSSDVPKGHKSSRDVPKGHKSSRDDSKGHKSSRDVPKGHKSSRKVQGRPSRGVGGAPESSKDSEPGGPRRVEEATDALEMEQRPQSLCWAAAEDPRKGQGGPREGHDPREGRGDLREGRGDPKEGFDDPKEGQDDPREGGDDPDGLKVQDDLREGHSLGEDHNNPKGDHHDSRDGRHDPKVDHHGFRDGHNDLKHGHDDLKEGHGDLRHGHNDLKEGRDDLRHGHNDLKEGRDDLRHGHDDPKEGHDDLRHGHNDLKHGHDDLKEGCDDLRHGHNDLKEGRDDLRHGHNELRHGHNDLKRGHDDLKEGSDDLRHGHNDLKHGHDDPKEGRDDLRRGHNDLRHGHNDLKEGRDDLKHGHDDLKEGRDDLRRGHNDLKHGHDDLKEGRGDLRHGHDDPKEGCGHPSHGHDDPRHDHHDPKDIHDDLKHGHHHHPKDDHVHHDLTDHPIRTTRHHPTTPDDPWGGRWAWEDPSTTSSSSSCSSCSSSSSSSDEEVTVEDDGAPLPPPEELGQGNPFLLFVCLAMLLEQRDAVMARGGDYNEVAMHFDRLVRRHQLPRVLRRAKALFARYLEGWGATAPGGPPAGPPSG
- the TBC1D25 gene encoding TBC1 domain family member 25 isoform X33; this translates as MAATAGGGASPGGGGGAALEEECEVVRVRVKKNEGQQPPEFRSFAVDPQITSLDVLQHILARAFDLQGKKSFVLSFAARDGQGQDTFVPLLSDGDLANAFNCARPTLRLRLDVRNPPDSPLLEDWDIISPREVAAAEPVPERRSLLAAALPFTQALLAQVGRTLARAQAALAWPEGTPAVSPPPPPPPPCAPLSDADLRSYLGPGGRLLRPHDLRLHVFHGGVEPGLRKVVWRYLLNVFPAGLTGQERLSHLRLKAAEYSSLKVALAARAAPAELAQVAAAVRKDVVRTDRAHPYFGGPEEGHPHLAALQALLTTFALGHPRLSYCQGMSDVAAPLLAVLDDEAQAFLCFCSLMRRLAPRFRPGGRGLARAFGHLRRLLRRADPQFWAFLAARGAHDLLFCYRWLLLELKREFAFEDALKVLEITWSSLPPAPPPPPEGVPLLGAPLGARRAGRALRERRGLRPRPPRRRRRRRRRNVEEEEEEGGGEGAGGGFGALKGSCDGPEGVKSSSDDPGCPTSSGDIPGGSKSSSDDPGGSTSSSKVSGGPMSSSDVLKGPKSSCDIPGGSKSSSDVLKGPKSSSDGPGGSTSFSEVSGGPTTSSDGPGGSRSSSDGPEGPTNSSDGPEGPTSSSGSSGGLNTSSDSPEGPKSSGDVSNGPKTSNKVLESPKSFSDVLEGSKGSQEGPKSPSDVPDGPRDSQESPKSFKNIQEGLESSSDVPKGHKSSRDVPKGHKSSRDDSKGHKSSRDVPKGHKSSRKVQGRPSRGVGGAPESSKDSEPGGPRRVEEATDALEMEQRPQSLCWAAAEDPRKGQGGPREGHDPREGRGDLREGRGDPKEGFDDPKEGQDDPREGGDDPDGLKVQDDLREGHSLGEDHNNPKGDHHDSRDGRHDPKVDHHGFRDGHNDLKHGHDDLKEGHGDLRHGHNDLKEGRDDLRHGHNDLKEGRDDLRHGHDDPKEGHDDLRHGHNDLKHGHDDLKEGCDDLRHGHNDLRRGHDDPKEGCDDLRRGHDDLKEERDDLRHGHNDLKRGHDDLKEGRDDLRCGHNDLKDGRDDLKEGRDDLRHGHNELKHGHDDPKEGRDDLRHGHDDPKEGCGHPSHGHDDPRHDHHDPKDIHDDLKHGHHHHPKDDHVHHDLTDHPIRTTRHHPTTPDDPWGGRWAWEDPSTTSSSSSCSSCSSSSSSSDEEVTVEDDGAPLPPPEELGQGNPFLLFVCLAMLLEQRDAVMARGGDYNEVAMHFDRLVRRHQLPRVLRRAKALFARYLEGWGATAPGGPPAGPPSG